CTCCGCCCGGAGCGCAACAGGGAAAGGGGCGGAGGGTCCGCCAGCCTCACGCGGCGGCGCCGGGCCCGAAGCCGAGCCCGGCGACGAAGTGGTTCCAGGTCTCCCGCGTCACCTGCCCGCCCGTGGCGCGCCGGTGGCCTTGCGCGAACTGATCGTCGGGACCGAGCGGCGGGGCGCGCTCCTGCAGGAAGGCGATCAGGTCGGGCACCGCGGCGCTGCGGGCGGCGAAGTGGACGAAGCCCTCGCGAAACCCCGCATTGGCGCCGATCACCACCTGCCGGCGCAGGCGGTGGGTCCAGGACTGGGCGACGAGCGGGTGGATCTGGCAGGGCGAGTCGCAGCGGATCAGCGCCACCGGGCCGGCGAAGAGCGGCGGTACCGTGCGGGCGGCGTCGAGGGCATCCTTGACCTCGGCGCGGGCTTGCCGCAGCGCCTCGCCGTCGGGCGAGGTGTCGGAGACGACGGCCTCCGGCCCGTCCGCCCGCAGCAGCAGGCGCAGGGCGGGCGCGGCGTCGCCGCGGCGGGAGCGGCGCGGGGCGTTCACCAGGCTCACGGCCTCGCGCAGCGCCTTGAGGGTGCCGAATCGCCGCGCACCCGCCATCACGTCGGGGAACTGCGCCGCGCTCGCGCGCTCCCCGAGATCGCCCACCGCCCCGAGGGCGGCGAGCCAGACCAGCGCCTCGGCCTCCGCCTCGCCGAGCAGGGCAGCGGTGCAAGCGTGGGCGAGGAGGCTCGAGGTCGGCGTCGGCTCCGCGCCGTAGCCGCTGATGACGGTCGCGACCTCCGGGCCGGGCTCGCTGCGCGGCACGTGGTGATCGACGAGGAGCGTCGGCACCCCGGGCAGGATCGGCTCCGCCTGCACGCCGAGATCGGTGACGACGAGGCCCGCGACCGGCGGACCGGCGGCGAGCTCGGCCCGGACCGCGTCGGACCAGGCGCTCTCGCCGCGCCCGATCACCCGCACCCGCGCCGGGCTGCGGGGGGTCCGCGCGAGGGCGCGGGAGAGGAGCGCCCCGGCCGAGAGCCCGTCGGCATCGTCGTGGCACAAAACCACCGGCGTGCCGGCACCGAACCGGTCCAGGGTCTCGGTGAAACCGGTGACGGCGGTCACGGCCGCGCTTCGGCCCGGAGGCTGGCGACGAACCGGCGCGCGATCTCGCGCACGGCCTCGTCGTCCTGCGTCGCGCCGCCGCCCGGACCGCCGAGATGGCCGACGCTGTCGTCGAGGGCGTCGAGCAGGTCCGGGTGCCGCCCGGCGAGGAAGCGGAGGGTCGTGAACAGCAGGTGCTCGGCGACGATCTCGCGCCGGCGGGCCTGGACGGTCGGGTCGGAGGGGGCTTGCGTGTCGGTCATGCCGGGGCAACACGCGGAAGCGCCCGCGGTTCGGCTCAGGCGCCCTTGTCTCACCGGTGGCCCAGGCCTCGTCCGAGCAGGTGGGGGCCGCCTCGTCGCGGAAAATACGGTACAATCAAACAGCTAGAGCATCAGCGATTGCAACGCGATCGGGTGATGCTCTAGACAGCCTCCAGAGCCGCGGCTCGGCAACAATACCCTTAGGGCAGGAAACTCACCGTGGAAGAGATCGAAACCAGGACCATCCGCAAGGTCATGTGGCGGCTGATGCCGTTTCTGGTCATTTGCTACTTCGTCGCCTACCTCGACCGGGTCAATGTCGGCTTCGCCAAGCTGCAGATGAACGCGGCCCTCGGGCTGTCGGAAGCCGCCTACGGCTTCGGCGCCGGGTTGTTCTTCATCGCCTACTTCCTGCTCGAAGTGCCGTCCAACCTGGCCCTCGACAAGTTCGGCGCCCGGCTCTGGATCGCCCGCATCATGTTCAGCTGGGGCCTCATCTCGGCCCTGTTCGCCTTCATCTCGCCGATCTCGCGGGCGACCGGGATCTCGAACGAGTATGTGTTCTACATCCTGCGCTTCCTGCTCGGCATCGCCGAGGCCGGGTTCTTCCCGGGCATCATCTTCTACCTGACGCTGTGGTTCCCGTCGGTCTACCGCGCCCGCGTCGTGGCGATGTTCATGCTGGCGATCCCGTTCTCGTCGATCGTCGGCGCGCCGGTCTCGGGCGCCCTCCTGAACATCACCGGGGGCGGACTCGAGGGCTGGCAGTGGCTGTTCATCCTCGAGGCGCTGCCGTCGCTCGTGATGTCGGTCGTCGTCATCTTCTACCTCACCGACCGCCCGGCCCAGGCGGCCTGGCTGCAAGCCGACGAGAAGACCTGGCTCGAGACGCGCCTGGAGACCGAGCGCAAGCAGAAGGTCGCCGTCGAGCACATGAGCATCGGCAAGGCGCTCTCGGACCCGCGGGTGCTGGCTTGCTCGTTCGTGTATTTCTGCCTCAACGCGGCGAGCTACGGCGTGGCGTTCTTCCTGCCGACCATCGTCAAGGGTTTCGGGGTCAGCAACTTCCAGACCGGCCTGCTCTCCGCGCTGCCCTTCGTGTTCGGGGCGGTCGGCATGGTGCTGCTGGGCCGCAGCTCGGACCGCACGCTGAAGCGCCGGGAGCACGTCTGCTTCGCCATGATCGTCGCGGCGGTCGGCGTCGCCGGGGCGGGGCTGGTCTCGAGCCCGGTCCTGATCCTCGGGCTGCTCTGCCTCAGCCAGATCGGCGTCTCGGCGACCCCGCCGCTGCTGTGGCCGATCCCGAGCGCCTTCCTCACCGGCAGCTCGGCCGCCGCCGGCATCGCGGCGATCAACTCGATCGGCAACCTGTCCGGCTTCGCCGGGCCCTACGTCATGGGCTACCTCAAGGACCTGACCGGCACCTTCACTGCCGGCCTGCTCGTGCTCGGCGCCGTCACCCTCGCGGGCGGCCTCGTGGCGATGACCCTCAAGGTCAGCCGCGACCTGGAGGACGCGACGGCCCGCAAGGCGGCGCCGGCGGAGTGATCGGGTGCCGCGGGCGGGCGGATCTCACTGTCCGCCCGCCCGCGGGCTTCAGCCGGCAAGCGCCTTCAAGGCCGGGTACAGCGCGCGAGGCGCGCGGCATAGGCCTCGGCCAGCCCCCGGTCCGGCAGTACCGTCGCGCCGCGCTCCGGCGGCGTGCAGACCGCCTCCGGCGCCTCGCCGGTCAGCGCGAGGCGCAGCCAGGCCTTCGGCAGCAGGACCCGGGCGGTCCTCGACAAGATCTCCGGCGCGTGGCTGCGCACCCAGAGCAGCTTCGGGGCGGTGAAGCCCGGCACGGCGATGTTGCCGGCGACCCGGCGCAGGTCCGGCCACGCCGCCTCCAGGGCGGCGCACTCGGCGCTGGCCCGGGTGTCGTTCCACAGGATGCAGAGGCGCAGCACCCGGTCCCCGGCGTCGAGGAGCACCGCGCCGTGCTGCTGGCCCGACAGGCCGATGCCCCGCACCGCGGCGAGTTCCGCCGGGTGGCGCCCCTTCAGGGTGTCGAGAACCTGCTCCAGGGCGCTCCACCACTGCGCCGGGTCCTGCTCGCTCCGGCCCGGCTGCGGCCGGCTGACGGTCAGCGGCGCGGTGGCGCTCCCTACGACGGCTTGCGCCTCGTCGACCAGAACGGCCTTGAGGCCGGAGGTGCCGAGATCGAGACCGAGATACGTCGGGCGGATACGCTCAGGACAGCACCGACAGGAGGTCGTCGCGGGTCGGCAGGTCGGCGCCGCGGCGGGTGCAGGTGATGCCGGCCGCCGCCACCGCCTCGGACAGGATGTCCCGCAGGGCCTCGGCGTCGAGGCTCAGAAGCGCGTCGCGCGAGAGGCGCCCGTCCCGGTCGAGGCGGGCCAGCAACGCGGCGTGGAAGGTGTCGCCGGCGCCGACCGTGTCGATCACCGTGACCGGGCGGCCCGGGACGGCGACCGGCCCGGCGGCGTGGTAGGCCCGCGCCCCGTCCGGCCCGGCGGTGACGACGACGAGCGCCACCCCCGCGTCGAGCCAGTCCTGCGCGATGGAGGCTTCGTCGGCTTGCGTCCCGTAGGCCGCCCGCAGGTCCTCGTCGGAGAGCTTGACGATGTCGGCGTTCGCCACGAGTTCGCCGAACCGCGCGTGCCAGCGGTCGAGATCCGGGATCAGGCCGAGGCGCAGGTTGGGATCGAGGCTGATCACCCGCCGCCGCGCCTCGCGCTTCGCCAGCGCCGCGTAGGCGGTGCCGACCGGCTCCGCCACCAGCGAGAACGACCCCATGGCGATCGCCCGCACCGCATCCGGCAGGACCGCCGGCAGCTCGGCGGGGCCGAGATCGGCATGCGCGCAAGCCTCGGCGTGGAAGGTGTAGGCGGGGTGCCCGTCCGCGCCGGTCGAGACGATGGCGAGGGGTGTCGGCCGCCGGCTCTCCTTGGCGAAGGCGAGGTCGACGCCCTCCGCCGCCAGCCGGTCAGCCAGCATCCGCCCGAAGGCATCCGAGGACAGGCCGGCCAGGAAGGCGCTGTCCGCCCCGAGCCGGCGGATGCCGATCGCGAGATTGAACGGCGAGCCCCCCGCCACCGCCAGAGCCGGCAGGCCGCCGCGCTCCGGAGCCGGGCGTCCGGTTTCGACGAAGAGATCGATCAGGGCTTCGCCGCAGACCAGGATCATGGAGGGTTCTCCGGGCGGCAGGTGAGTTCGCGCAACCGGTTGTGCGCCCCCCTCTCCCCGCGGGCGGGGAGAGGAGAAACCAGCGTCTTAATGGATGACGTACGCCTCTTATAGGTCACGCCGCCAGCGGGTGCCGCGCCCGGTGCGGCAGGGCCCGGCCCTCGCCGTCGAACAGGTGCGTCGCCGAGGGATCGATCGTCAGGCGGATCGCCTCGCCGGTCCGCACGGCTGCGCTGCCCTCGATCTGGGCCACCACCGTGGCGCCGTCGGCGACCGCCACATGGGCGAGCGTCAGGCCACCGAGCCGCTCGACGTGGCTCACCTCGCCGGCGAGCGCCCCGTCGGCGCTTGGCTTCAGCGCCTCCGGGCGGATGCCGAGGGTCACCCGCGTGCCGGGCGCGGCGCGGCCGGCCTCCACCGGCACCACCACCTCGCCGCCGCCCGGCAGAGCGACCCGCACGCCGGCCGGATCGGCGGCACTCACCTGCACCGGCAGCAGGTTCATCCGCGGACTGCCGATGAAGCCGGCGACGAACAGGTTGGCCGGGTGGTGGTAGAGTTCGAGCGGCGAGCCGACCTGCTCGATCCGCCCGGCCTGGAGCACCACGATCTTGTCGGCCATCGTCATCGCCTCGACCTGGTCGTGGGTGACGTAGATCATCGTGGCGTTGAGGTCGCGGTGGAGCCGCGCCAATTCGATCCGCATCTGGCCGCGGAGTGCCGCGTCGAGGTTCGAGAGCGGCTCGTCGAACAGGAAGATTTTTGGATGGCGCACGATCGCCCGCCCGATCGCGACGCGCTGGCGCTGGCCGCCCGACAGGTCCTTCGGCTTGCGGTCGAGATAGGCGTCGAGCTGGAGGATGCGCGAGGCCTCCGCCACCTTGGCGGCGCGCTCCGCCTTCGAGGCGCCGGCGAGCTTGAGGGCGAAGGCCATGTTGTCGCGCACGCTCATGTGCGGATAGAGCGCGTAGGACTGGAACACCATGGCGAGGCCGCGGTCGGCCGGGCCGACGTCGTTGATGCGCTTGCCGTCGATGAAGAGGTCGCCGTCGGTGATCTCTTCCAGGCCGGCGATCATTCGCAGCAGCGTCGACTTCCCGCAGCCCGAGGGGCCGACGAAGACCGCGAATTCGCGGTCGGCGATGTCGAGGTCGACGCCCTTGATGATCTCGGCGTCGCCGTAGCTCTTGCGCAAGGAGCGGAGGCGAAGGGTAGCCATGGTGAGGGCTCCTACTTGACGGCGCCGAAGGTGAGGCCGCGCACCAGCTGGCGCTGCGACAGCCAGCCGAAGACCAGGATCGGCGCCACCGCCACCGTCGAGGCGGCGGACAGCTTGGCGAAGAACAGCCCTTGTGGGCTCGAGAACGAGGCGATGAAGGCGGTCAGGGGGGCCGCCGCCGACGAGGTCAGGTTGAGGCTCCAGAACGCCTCGTTCCAGCACAGGATCAGCGAGAGCAGCCCCGTCGAGGCGACGCCCGGCAGGGTCAGCGGCAGGAGCAGGTGCCAGACCTCGGCGCCGGTGCGCGCCCCGTCCATCCGCCCGGCCTCCAGGATGTCGTTCGGCACCTCCTTGAAGAAGGTGAACAGCATCCAGACCACGATCGGCAGGTTCATCAGCGTGTAGACGATGATGAGGCCGATACGACTGTCGAGGAGCCCGAGGGTGCGGAACAGGAGATAGATCGGCACCAGCACGCCGACCGAGGGCAGCATCTTGGTCGAGAGCATCCACAACAGCGTCGAGCGGGTGCGCTTCGTCGGGTGGAAGGCCATGACGTAGGCCGCCGGGATGGCGAGCGCCAGCGCCAGCACCGTGCCGCCGACCGAGATCAGCACCGAGTTGAGCGCGAAGGCGAGGTAATCGGCCCGGGCCAGCACGTCGCCGTAGCTCTGGAGCGTCGGCGCGACGATGAGCGAGGGGGTCACCGCCTCCGGCTCGCTCTTGAGGCTGGTGAGCAGCATCCACAGGAGGGGGAAGAACAGCACGAAGGCCGCGCCCCAGCCGAGGAGCGCGATGCCGACGCGCTTCAGGGGAGATCGTTTCGCCACCTCACACCTCCAGCCGGCGCGCGATGGTGCGCACGAGGAAGAACGCCACGATGTTGGCGAGGATGATCGCCACCACGCCGCCGGCGGAGGCGCCGCCGACATCGTATTGCAGGAGCGCGCGGGCGTAGATCAGGAAGGCGAGGTTGGTGGTGGCGTTCCCGGGCCCGCCCGCGGTGGTGACGTAGATCTCGGCGAAGACGGTGAGCAGGAAGATCGTCTCGATCATCACCACCACGCTGATCGCGCGCGAGAGATGCGGCAGCACGATGTAGACGAACTGTGCCAGTGCGCCGGCCCCGTCCATGCGGGCGGCCTCCAGCTGCTCGCGGTCGAGGGACTGGACGGCGGTGAGCAGGATCAGGAGCGCGAAGGGTAGCCATTCCCACGACACGATCAGGATGACCGAGAGCAGCGGGTAATCGGCGAACCAGTCGATGGCGGGAAGGCCGAGGGCGCGAGCCACGGCGCCGAAGACGCCGTAGATCGGATGCATCATCAGGTTCTTCCAGATCAGCGCCGCGACCGTGGGCATGACGAAGAACGGCGCGATCGCGAACAGCCGGGCGACGTCGCGGCCCGGGAACGGCTGGTCGAACAGCACCGCCAGCAGCGTGCCGCCGACCACCGTGATCACCAGCACCGAGCCGACGAGGAGCAGCGTGTTGGTGAGCGAGGCCCAGAAATCCGGATCGGTGACCAGGAACTCGTAATTGTCGAACCCGGCGAAGCCCGTCACCGTCGGGTCGAGCAGGTTGTAGCGCTGGAACGAGAACCACACGGTCATCACCAGCGGCACGATCATCCAGATCAGCAGCACGGTGACCGAGGGGCCGATGAGCGGCAGGCCGTTGAAGCGGCGGCCCTTGGTGGGGGCCGTGGTGGGGGTGGACATCCGGCGTCGCCTCGCGCGGCGGGGGTCGGGGCGGGGTCGCTTGCGGCCCCGGTGTCGTCGCAGGTCTTACGGACGGCGTTGCACCGCAGGAAAAGTCGCTGGATGCCCTCTCCAGGCGATGCCGGGCTTGCCAGAGATCCTCGCCCGGTATCGCTCCAAGGTGTGGGAGAGGGGTCGGGGCGATCGAAGATCGCGCGAGGGCGGCGCGCTTCAGTCTAAAGCTGAGAACGTCGTGCTGGCAGCGGAACGGTACCGACTATTTGCGGCACCGTCTCCACCCTCACCCCTAACCCCTCTCCCACACGGGAGAGGGGGACGCGCCATTCGCGTCCCGATGCAGTCTTGCGGACCCCGGCTCAATTCTACTTCGGATACCCTGCCTGCCGCATCGTCCGCTCAGTCGCCGATTGGGCCGCCTTGAGCGCCGCGTCGATCGTCTGCTGGCCGGTCAGCGTCGCCGCCACGGTCTGGCCGACCTGGGTGCCGATGCCCTGGAACTCGGGGATCGCCACGAACTGTGCCCCCGTATAGGGCCGCGGGTTCCTGGTCTGGCCGCTCGGATTGGCGCTGTCGATCGCCTTCAGCACGAAGCCCGCGAAGGGCGCGGCCTTCTGGTAGTCGGCCGACGTGTAGGTCGATTCGCGGGTGCCCGGCGGCACCGCGACCCAGCCGTTCTCACGCGCCACCATCGCGACATAGGCCTTGCTGGTCGCCCAGGCGACGAAGGTCTTGGCGGCGTCCTTCTGCTTGGAGGAGGCCGGGATGCCGAGGTTCCAGCTCCACAGCCAGGTCGGCCCGCCCTTGAAGGTGCCGGTCGGCATCGGCGCGAAGGCCACCTTGTCGGCGACCTGCGACTGCTTCGGATCGTAGAGCAGGCCGGCCGCGACGGTCGAGTCGATCCACATCGCGCAGCGACCGCTGGCGAACAGCGCCAGGTTCTCGTTGAAGCCGTTCGAGGTCGCGCCGGGAGGGCCGTAATTCTTGAGCACGTCGGTGTAGTAGGTCAGCGCCTGCTTCCATTCCGGCGTGTCGATCGTGGTCTTCCAGCCCTCGCCGAACCACTGGCCGCCGAAGGTGTCGACGAGGGTCGTGACGTAGGCCATGTTCTCGCCCCAGCCCGGCTTGCCGCGCAGGCAGAGGCCGTAGGTCTGGCTGGCCTTGTCGGTGAGCTTGGCCGCGAAGCCCTTGATCTCGTCGTAGGTCGGCGCCTCCGGCATGGTCAGGCCGGCCTTGTCGAACAGATCCTTGCGATAATAGGTCATCGCGCTCTCGCCGTAGAACGGCAGCGCGTAGAGCTTCCCGTCACGGCTCACGCCCTCGCGGACAGTCTTGAGCAGGTCACCCGCGTCGTAATCGGCCGGCAGGCCATCCATCGGCTCGAGCCAGTTCTGACGCGCCCAGATCGGCACCTCGTAATTGCCGATGGTCAGGACGTCGAACTGGCCGGCCTTGGTGGCGATGTCGGTGGTGACGCGCTGGCGCAGCACGTTCTCCTCCAGCACCACCCAGCGCAGCTTGATGTCCGGATGCGCCGTCTCGAAGGCCGAGGACAGCTTCTGCATCACCACCATGTCGCCGTTGTTGACGGTGGCAATGGTCAGGGTCGACTCGGCCAGGGCCGGCGAGCCGGCGAGGAGGGCCCCGGCGAGCAGCAGGGTGTGCGTCCGTCTCACGTCGTATCCTCCCGTCGCGCCGCTCTCACCGGGTGGGGGCGCCGTTGCGCACGATTGGTGAGCATCCGGCGGGACGGCGTCAAGCGGGGAGGGCGGTGCCGCAGCGGTGTTGTCGTCCACGAAGGTTGCGAAGAGCTGTCGCGTGCGTCGGGAATGCCGCTTTACGGAAAGTTGAAGATCCGCGGTGTGGTTCTGTCAGTCGGTTGGAAGATTTGGCGCGGGATCCCCTCTCCAGGCGGTGTCGGGCTTTCCCGCTAACGCTGCAAGGTGTGGCAGAGAGGTAGGGGCGATCGAAGATCGCGCGAGGGTGACACGCTTCCATGTAAAACTGGGAGCGTCGTGCTGGCAGCTCAACGGTTGAGTTCTGTTCTGAACCGTCTCCACCCTCACCCCTAACCCCTCTCCCACACGGGAGAGGGGGACGCGCCTCGTTTTGAGCTGCCGCGAGTTTGGTCAGGGACAGGCATCCTCGCCGCGAAGCATCTCGCCGGGCAGGAGTGACCTCATGCCTCTCGAGACCGTCCCGTGGGACATTGTCGACAGCCTCGACACGCCGGAGCGCGTGGCGCTCTACCTGGAAGCCGTCCTGGAGGAGGGCGATCCCGCACTGCTCGCCGCCGCGCTCGGCGACATCGCCCGGGCGCAAGGCATGGCTCAGGTCGCCCGAGAGACCGGGCTGTCACGGGAGACTCTCTATCGCACCCTGTCCGACAAGGGGAACCCGCAGCTCACGACCCTGATGGCGATGCTCAAGGCGCTCGGGCTGAAGCTGACCATCGCCCCAGTCATCGGGGCAACCTGAAGGACCGCCCCGCCGGCGTCACGCCGCCCGCCGCGCCGCCTCGTCGAGCGTCGCCTGGATACCCTTCCCGTCGAGCATGCCGAGCCACTCCGCCACCGGCTCGACGAGGCGCGGGTCGTCGCCGAGCTCGCCGAAGAGCGGGCGGATACCGAGCAGCGGGCGCGGATCGGCGCCGCCCGCGATCGCCTTTTCGCGCAGGAGCGCCGCCATCGGGTGGCGCACCTCGATCACGCCGCCGCGCTCGTCCACGCCGCGAACCCGGCGCAGCCAGGCGGCCAGGGCCAAGGCCAGGAACGCGACGCTGCCGCCCTGCTCCAGCCGGCCGCGGATCGGATCGACCAGCACGTTGAGCGGCGC
This is a stretch of genomic DNA from Methylobacterium sp. 17Sr1-1. It encodes these proteins:
- a CDS encoding FGGY family carbohydrate kinase, whose protein sequence is MRPTYLGLDLGTSGLKAVLVDEAQAVVGSATAPLTVSRPQPGRSEQDPAQWWSALEQVLDTLKGRHPAELAAVRGIGLSGQQHGAVLLDAGDRVLRLCILWNDTRASAECAALEAAWPDLRRVAGNIAVPGFTAPKLLWVRSHAPEILSRTARVLLPKAWLRLALTGEAPEAVCTPPERGATVLPDRGLAEAYAARLARCTRP
- a CDS encoding carbohydrate ABC transporter permease, translating into MAKRSPLKRVGIALLGWGAAFVLFFPLLWMLLTSLKSEPEAVTPSLIVAPTLQSYGDVLARADYLAFALNSVLISVGGTVLALALAIPAAYVMAFHPTKRTRSTLLWMLSTKMLPSVGVLVPIYLLFRTLGLLDSRIGLIIVYTLMNLPIVVWMLFTFFKEVPNDILEAGRMDGARTGAEVWHLLLPLTLPGVASTGLLSLILCWNEAFWSLNLTSSAAAPLTAFIASFSSPQGLFFAKLSAASTVAVAPILVFGWLSQRQLVRGLTFGAVK
- a CDS encoding carbohydrate kinase, producing the protein MILVCGEALIDLFVETGRPAPERGGLPALAVAGGSPFNLAIGIRRLGADSAFLAGLSSDAFGRMLADRLAAEGVDLAFAKESRRPTPLAIVSTGADGHPAYTFHAEACAHADLGPAELPAVLPDAVRAIAMGSFSLVAEPVGTAYAALAKREARRRVISLDPNLRLGLIPDLDRWHARFGELVANADIVKLSDEDLRAAYGTQADEASIAQDWLDAGVALVVVTAGPDGARAYHAAGPVAVPGRPVTVIDTVGAGDTFHAALLARLDRDGRLSRDALLSLDAEALRDILSEAVAAAGITCTRRGADLPTRDDLLSVLS
- a CDS encoding sugar ABC transporter substrate-binding protein; the encoded protein is MRRTHTLLLAGALLAGSPALAESTLTIATVNNGDMVVMQKLSSAFETAHPDIKLRWVVLEENVLRQRVTTDIATKAGQFDVLTIGNYEVPIWARQNWLEPMDGLPADYDAGDLLKTVREGVSRDGKLYALPFYGESAMTYYRKDLFDKAGLTMPEAPTYDEIKGFAAKLTDKASQTYGLCLRGKPGWGENMAYVTTLVDTFGGQWFGEGWKTTIDTPEWKQALTYYTDVLKNYGPPGATSNGFNENLALFASGRCAMWIDSTVAAGLLYDPKQSQVADKVAFAPMPTGTFKGGPTWLWSWNLGIPASSKQKDAAKTFVAWATSKAYVAMVARENGWVAVPPGTRESTYTSADYQKAAPFAGFVLKAIDSANPSGQTRNPRPYTGAQFVAIPEFQGIGTQVGQTVAATLTGQQTIDAALKAAQSATERTMRQAGYPK
- a CDS encoding addiction module antidote protein → MPLETVPWDIVDSLDTPERVALYLEAVLEEGDPALLAAALGDIARAQGMAQVARETGLSRETLYRTLSDKGNPQLTTLMAMLKALGLKLTIAPVIGAT
- a CDS encoding sugar ABC transporter permease, coding for MSTPTTAPTKGRRFNGLPLIGPSVTVLLIWMIVPLVMTVWFSFQRYNLLDPTVTGFAGFDNYEFLVTDPDFWASLTNTLLLVGSVLVITVVGGTLLAVLFDQPFPGRDVARLFAIAPFFVMPTVAALIWKNLMMHPIYGVFGAVARALGLPAIDWFADYPLLSVILIVSWEWLPFALLILLTAVQSLDREQLEAARMDGAGALAQFVYIVLPHLSRAISVVVMIETIFLLTVFAEIYVTTAGGPGNATTNLAFLIYARALLQYDVGGASAGGVVAIILANIVAFFLVRTIARRLEV
- the ugpC gene encoding sn-glycerol-3-phosphate ABC transporter ATP-binding protein UgpC, with product MATLRLRSLRKSYGDAEIIKGVDLDIADREFAVFVGPSGCGKSTLLRMIAGLEEITDGDLFIDGKRINDVGPADRGLAMVFQSYALYPHMSVRDNMAFALKLAGASKAERAAKVAEASRILQLDAYLDRKPKDLSGGQRQRVAIGRAIVRHPKIFLFDEPLSNLDAALRGQMRIELARLHRDLNATMIYVTHDQVEAMTMADKIVVLQAGRIEQVGSPLELYHHPANLFVAGFIGSPRMNLLPVQVSAADPAGVRVALPGGGEVVVPVEAGRAAPGTRVTLGIRPEALKPSADGALAGEVSHVERLGGLTLAHVAVADGATVVAQIEGSAAVRTGEAIRLTIDPSATHLFDGEGRALPHRARHPLAA
- a CDS encoding DHH family phosphoesterase, giving the protein MTAVTGFTETLDRFGAGTPVVLCHDDADGLSAGALLSRALARTPRSPARVRVIGRGESAWSDAVRAELAAGPPVAGLVVTDLGVQAEPILPGVPTLLVDHHVPRSEPGPEVATVISGYGAEPTPTSSLLAHACTAALLGEAEAEALVWLAALGAVGDLGERASAAQFPDVMAGARRFGTLKALREAVSLVNAPRRSRRGDAAPALRLLLRADGPEAVVSDTSPDGEALRQARAEVKDALDAARTVPPLFAGPVALIRCDSPCQIHPLVAQSWTHRLRRQVVIGANAGFREGFVHFAARSAAVPDLIAFLQERAPPLGPDDQFAQGHRRATGGQVTRETWNHFVAGLGFGPGAAA
- a CDS encoding MFS transporter, with protein sequence MEEIETRTIRKVMWRLMPFLVICYFVAYLDRVNVGFAKLQMNAALGLSEAAYGFGAGLFFIAYFLLEVPSNLALDKFGARLWIARIMFSWGLISALFAFISPISRATGISNEYVFYILRFLLGIAEAGFFPGIIFYLTLWFPSVYRARVVAMFMLAIPFSSIVGAPVSGALLNITGGGLEGWQWLFILEALPSLVMSVVVIFYLTDRPAQAAWLQADEKTWLETRLETERKQKVAVEHMSIGKALSDPRVLACSFVYFCLNAASYGVAFFLPTIVKGFGVSNFQTGLLSALPFVFGAVGMVLLGRSSDRTLKRREHVCFAMIVAAVGVAGAGLVSSPVLILGLLCLSQIGVSATPPLLWPIPSAFLTGSSAAAGIAAINSIGNLSGFAGPYVMGYLKDLTGTFTAGLLVLGAVTLAGGLVAMTLKVSRDLEDATARKAAPAE